In the genome of Acidobacteriota bacterium, the window GGCGGAGCGGGGGTCGATCACGACGGTGCGAAAGCCCAGGGCCTTGGCGAAGGCCACCAGGTGGACCGCGACATGCACCGCTCCCACCAAGATGAGCTCGGGCCGCGGGGGATGGACATCGACGAACAGCAGGCGATCGCCGCAGGCCCCCCGCTGGCTGTCGAAGGTCGCGAACGCTCGCCGCGCCAGGACCCCGGCTTCGGCCTCGGCAGGACCGTCGTCCAACCCGCCGGCCAGCGGACCTGCCCCATCGAGGACCAGCTTCCGGCCGACACCGGGACCGGACAGGACCGTCGCCTCGGCCACCAGGCGATCTTCGGCCAGGGCCGCGGACAGCTGGCGGTCGATCTCGTCCTCGGCGGCGATCGCTTCGACGAAGACTTCGATTCGGCCACCGCAGCTCAAGCCGACGGCCCAGGCATCCTCGTCGGCGACTCCGAACTCGAGCAGCCGCGGCGGCCCTCCGGCAAGCACTTCGTGGGCCGCTTCGACCACCGCCCCTTCAACGCAGCCGCCGCTCACCGAGCCCGCCAAGGCACCGCTCGGCGCCACCACCATCTTGCCGCCCGGCGGGCGCGGTGCCGAGCCCCACACTGAAGTCACCATCGCCCGCGCCAGGCGGCCTTCGGCGGCCAGCCAGCGGTCCATTTCCGGTCTGACGTCGCGCATGTCTCCCCTTCCGATGCCGATTCCCGACGGCGCGAGAATTCTATGCCGCCACTCAGCGCTTCCAGCGCCGATGCAGCCAGAGCCAGAGAGCCGGGTGGCGCCTGACCTCGTCCTCGACGATGGCCGCATAGCGGGTCGTCAGCTCGGCCACCAGGGTCTCGCTCGGGGCTTCCTGCGGCGGGAACAACGGCTCCTTGAACTCCAGGCGATAGCGATCCGGCGCCACCGGATGGCAGAACAGCGGCAGCACCGCAGCCCCGGTGCGCAACGAGAGGTGAGCCAACGCCGGGCTGGTCCAGGCATCGTGGCCGAAGAAAGGCACCAGGATGCCATCCTTCGAGGGCACCCTCTGGTCGATCAAAAAGCCCACCGCTCGCCCTCGCCGGATCGCCTTCATCATGCCGAAGGCGGCGCCTCGCTTCAGGATGGTGCGACAGTCGGAGCGTTCCCGCATGCGCTGAACGTCGGCGGCAATCCAGGGATTGTCCGGCGGCCGGGCGACGAAATCGATACCTCCGAAGCGTAGGCCGAGGAGGTGGGTGGCGAGCTCCCAGGGACCGAAATGGCCGGTCATCAGGAAGAGGCCGCGACCCACATCACGACCGGCGGCGAGGGCCGCTTCGGCATGCGCCCAACCGACCACCTCGAAGCGTTCCTCGATCTCTTCGAGACTCCAGCGATCGGCCGCCAGGGATTCGCAGAGCCCCGCCCCGAGGTGCCGAAAACACTCCGCCGAGAGCTCTCGCCGGCGCTCCTCCGCCAGCTCGGGAAAAGCCAGCGCCAGATTGCCCTCGGCAAGGCGGCGGCGCGACCGCAGGAGCCGCGCCGCAAAGCTTCCCAAGCGCCGACCGAAGGCTCGCACCCGCCGCGGTGGCAAACCGCCGAGGAAGGCCTTGACGCCGCGATAGACAAAGCTCTCGAGGCGATGGCGAACGGGGGCGTTTTTCACGGCTGCCGCCGGTCCAAAGGACGACGGGCCAAGCGTCGAGGGAACCGCATCGAAACCACAGCCCGGCCTAGTCTTCGAGGAAGCTCAGGATTTCGCCGACGCTGTTCAGGCCAGCGGCCTGCTCGTCGCTGATCTCGATGTCGAGACGTTCCTCGAGGGTCATCAGCAGCTGCAGCGCCTTCGGGGAATCGAGCCCGAGGTGGGCCACCAGATCGTCCTCGGGCCGCAGCTCCGCCACCGGCTTGCCGCTGATCTCGGCGAGAATCTGGAGAGCGATGGTCTTCTTGTCCTGATTCAAGGTGATGTCCTCCTGCCCAGGGCGTTCTCGCCCTGGTCGGCCCCGGGCGAGCTCAGCTCGAGTCGCGACCGAGGCTTTCCAACTGCGTCGACAGATAGCGCGCCCGTAGCTCCCGACGCTGAACTTTACCGCTGGTGGTCTTGGGGATCTTGCCGCGACGGACGAAAA includes:
- a CDS encoding XdhC/CoxI family protein, with translation MRDVRPEMDRWLAAEGRLARAMVTSVWGSAPRPPGGKMVVAPSGALAGSVSGGCVEGAVVEAAHEVLAGGPPRLLEFGVADEDAWAVGLSCGGRIEVFVEAIAAEDEIDRQLSAALAEDRLVAEATVLSGPGVGRKLVLDGAGPLAGGLDDGPAEAEAGVLARRAFATFDSQRGACGDRLLFVDVHPPRPELILVGAVHVAVHLVAFAKALGFRTVVIDPRSAFATAERFGHADELVVAPPGRALVDRRLGPGTYLAVLSHDPKIDLPALAVALRGELRYLGALGSRKTHRKRLAALAEKGFGSEETATIRAPIGLDLGGRRPEEIAVAILAEMVAASHGRLTPSR
- a CDS encoding lysophospholipid acyltransferase family protein, with the protein product MKNAPVRHRLESFVYRGVKAFLGGLPPRRVRAFGRRLGSFAARLLRSRRRLAEGNLALAFPELAEERRRELSAECFRHLGAGLCESLAADRWSLEEIEERFEVVGWAHAEAALAAGRDVGRGLFLMTGHFGPWELATHLLGLRFGGIDFVARPPDNPWIAADVQRMRERSDCRTILKRGAAFGMMKAIRRGRAVGFLIDQRVPSKDGILVPFFGHDAWTSPALAHLSLRTGAAVLPLFCHPVAPDRYRLEFKEPLFPPQEAPSETLVAELTTRYAAIVEDEVRRHPALWLWLHRRWKR
- a CDS encoding acyl carrier protein, which produces MNQDKKTIALQILAEISGKPVAELRPEDDLVAHLGLDSPKALQLLMTLEERLDIEISDEQAAGLNSVGEILSFLED